In the genome of Erinaceus europaeus chromosome 8, mEriEur2.1, whole genome shotgun sequence, one region contains:
- the RNF32 gene encoding RING finger protein 32 isoform X1, with protein MSRGKGPDGQARMAVAAVALQDQLLRDLRLGGLLPAPHPRGRPVGRVRPQRRRERGREDMEPGGGRVAEEEEEQVLDPRPPPPTLAQRLGLLELPPRPLSPEGWARVKQRSVEQGDSAQPCPICKEEFRLLPQVLLSCSHVFHRACLQAFERFSGQKVCPLCRSWQYQTRLIHDGARLFRAKCATRIQASWRGHVVRKRYRELRRTIPPTDPTLRRGFYEQKPGAMSPAAAPQTTHPAGRPVRRVERLPAALLCDGRGRAAAGGGPLSGRQPQRRAAAGGGARPRAHGRGLDAHPDPGPGPGQPRVPHLPDAAVGAGGPAPRGGAAVLLTPVPPHLPAGPGGLLAGGGRPRPRLPALPLLLPEEGARRVTSRAAAADAGGKGRGGRPRAGINARQVPTGPEPPALSASGP; from the exons ATGTCCAGAGGCAAG GGCCCCGATGGGCAGGCCCGGATGGCGGTGGCCGCGGTGGCCCTGCAGGACCAGCTTCTCCGGGACCTGCGTCTGGGGGGCCTGCTGCCCGCACCCCACCCCAGGGGGCGCCCAGTGGGCAGAGTCAGGCCGCAGCGGAGGCGGGAGAGAGGCCGCGAGGACATGGAACCCGGGGGCGGCCGcgtggcggaggaggaggaggagcaggtgcTGGACCCCCGGCCCCCGCCACCGACCCTGG cTCAGCGACTGGGCCTCCTGGAGCTGCCCCCACGGCCGCTGTCGCCGGAAGGCTGGGCCCGCGTGAAGCAGAGGTCGGTGGAGCAAGGCGATTCGGCACAGCCGTGTCCCATCTGCAAAGAGGAGTTCAGGCTGCTCCCGCAG GTGCTGCTATCCTGCTCCCACGTGTTCCACAGG GCGTGCCTGCAGGCCTTTGAGAGGTTCTCGGGCCAGAAGGTCTGCCCGCTGTGCAGGAGTTGGCAGTACCAGACGCGGCTCATTCATGACGGCGCCCGGCTCTTCAGGGCCAAGTGCGCCACCAG GATCCAGGCCAGCTGGCGGGGACACGTGGTCAGGAAGCGGTACCGGGAGCTGAGGAGGACCATCCCGCCCACAGACCCCACGCTGAGGAGGGGCTTCTATGAACAGAAG CCTGGGGCCATGTCACCCGCGGCAGCCCCACAGACCACCCATCCGGCCGGCCGCCCAGTTCGCAGAGTTGAGCGGCTGCCTGCTGCGCTCCTATGTGACGGACGTGGACGCGCTGCTGCGGGAGGTGGACCGCTGTCTGGCCGTCAACCGCAGCGTCGTGCGGCAGCTGGAGGAGGCGCGCGGCCCCGAGCTCACGGACGCGGACTGGACGCGCATCCAGACCCAG GCCCTGGGCCGGGACAGCCCCGAGTGCCCCATCTGCCTGACGCCGCTGTGGGAGCGGGGGGCCCGGCGCCGCGAGGTGGTGCTGCTGTCCTGCTCACACCTGTTCCACCACACCTGCCTGCTGGCCCTGGAGGACTTCTCGCCGGGGGAGGCCGTCCCCGTCCACGCCTGCCCGCTCTGCCGCTCCTGCTACCAGAAGAAGGTGCTAGAAGGGTGACGTCCAGAGCGGCCGCGGCAGACGCGGGTGGGAAGGGCCGGGGCGGGCGCCCGCGAGCCGGAATAAACGCCAGACAGGTGCCCACCGGGCCAGAACCGCCAGCGCTGTCAGCGTCTGGGCCCTGA
- the RNF32 gene encoding RING finger protein 32 isoform X3, whose product MSRGKGPDGQARMAVAAVALQDQLLRDLRLGGLLPAPHPRGRPVGRVRPQRRRERGREDMEPGGGRVAEEEEEQVLDPRPPPPTLAQRLGLLELPPRPLSPEGWARVKQRCCYPAPTCSTGIQASWRGHVVRKRYRELRRTIPPTDPTLRRGFYEQKPGAMSPAAAPQTTHPAGRPVRRVERLPAALLCDGRGRAAAGGGPLSGRQPQRRAAAGGGARPRAHGRGLDAHPDPGPGPGQPRVPHLPDAAVGAGGPAPRGGAAVLLTPVPPHLPAGPGGLLAGGGRPRPRLPALPLLLPEEGARRVTSRAAAADAGGKGRGGRPRAGINARQVPTGPEPPALSASGP is encoded by the exons ATGTCCAGAGGCAAG GGCCCCGATGGGCAGGCCCGGATGGCGGTGGCCGCGGTGGCCCTGCAGGACCAGCTTCTCCGGGACCTGCGTCTGGGGGGCCTGCTGCCCGCACCCCACCCCAGGGGGCGCCCAGTGGGCAGAGTCAGGCCGCAGCGGAGGCGGGAGAGAGGCCGCGAGGACATGGAACCCGGGGGCGGCCGcgtggcggaggaggaggaggagcaggtgcTGGACCCCCGGCCCCCGCCACCGACCCTGG cTCAGCGACTGGGCCTCCTGGAGCTGCCCCCACGGCCGCTGTCGCCGGAAGGCTGGGCCCGCGTGAAGCAGAG GTGCTGCTATCCTGCTCCCACGTGTTCCACAGG GATCCAGGCCAGCTGGCGGGGACACGTGGTCAGGAAGCGGTACCGGGAGCTGAGGAGGACCATCCCGCCCACAGACCCCACGCTGAGGAGGGGCTTCTATGAACAGAAG CCTGGGGCCATGTCACCCGCGGCAGCCCCACAGACCACCCATCCGGCCGGCCGCCCAGTTCGCAGAGTTGAGCGGCTGCCTGCTGCGCTCCTATGTGACGGACGTGGACGCGCTGCTGCGGGAGGTGGACCGCTGTCTGGCCGTCAACCGCAGCGTCGTGCGGCAGCTGGAGGAGGCGCGCGGCCCCGAGCTCACGGACGCGGACTGGACGCGCATCCAGACCCAG GCCCTGGGCCGGGACAGCCCCGAGTGCCCCATCTGCCTGACGCCGCTGTGGGAGCGGGGGGCCCGGCGCCGCGAGGTGGTGCTGCTGTCCTGCTCACACCTGTTCCACCACACCTGCCTGCTGGCCCTGGAGGACTTCTCGCCGGGGGAGGCCGTCCCCGTCCACGCCTGCCCGCTCTGCCGCTCCTGCTACCAGAAGAAGGTGCTAGAAGGGTGACGTCCAGAGCGGCCGCGGCAGACGCGGGTGGGAAGGGCCGGGGCGGGCGCCCGCGAGCCGGAATAAACGCCAGACAGGTGCCCACCGGGCCAGAACCGCCAGCGCTGTCAGCGTCTGGGCCCTGA
- the RNF32 gene encoding RING finger protein 32 isoform X2: MSRGKGPDGQARMAVAAVALQDQLLRDLRLGGLLPAPHPRGRPVGRVRPQRRRERGREDMEPGGGRVAEEEEEQVLDPRPPPPTLAQRLGLLELPPRPLSPEGWARVKQRSVEQGDSAQPCPICKEEFRLLPQVLLSCSHVFHRACLQAFERFSGQKVCPLCRSWQYQTRLIHDGARLFRAKCATRIQASWRGHVVRKRYRELRRTIPPTDPTLRRGFYEQKFAELSGCLLRSYVTDVDALLREVDRCLAVNRSVVRQLEEARGPELTDADWTRIQTQALGRDSPECPICLTPLWERGARRREVVLLSCSHLFHHTCLLALEDFSPGEAVPVHACPLCRSCYQKKVLEG, translated from the exons ATGTCCAGAGGCAAG GGCCCCGATGGGCAGGCCCGGATGGCGGTGGCCGCGGTGGCCCTGCAGGACCAGCTTCTCCGGGACCTGCGTCTGGGGGGCCTGCTGCCCGCACCCCACCCCAGGGGGCGCCCAGTGGGCAGAGTCAGGCCGCAGCGGAGGCGGGAGAGAGGCCGCGAGGACATGGAACCCGGGGGCGGCCGcgtggcggaggaggaggaggagcaggtgcTGGACCCCCGGCCCCCGCCACCGACCCTGG cTCAGCGACTGGGCCTCCTGGAGCTGCCCCCACGGCCGCTGTCGCCGGAAGGCTGGGCCCGCGTGAAGCAGAGGTCGGTGGAGCAAGGCGATTCGGCACAGCCGTGTCCCATCTGCAAAGAGGAGTTCAGGCTGCTCCCGCAG GTGCTGCTATCCTGCTCCCACGTGTTCCACAGG GCGTGCCTGCAGGCCTTTGAGAGGTTCTCGGGCCAGAAGGTCTGCCCGCTGTGCAGGAGTTGGCAGTACCAGACGCGGCTCATTCATGACGGCGCCCGGCTCTTCAGGGCCAAGTGCGCCACCAG GATCCAGGCCAGCTGGCGGGGACACGTGGTCAGGAAGCGGTACCGGGAGCTGAGGAGGACCATCCCGCCCACAGACCCCACGCTGAGGAGGGGCTTCTATGAACAGAAG TTCGCAGAGTTGAGCGGCTGCCTGCTGCGCTCCTATGTGACGGACGTGGACGCGCTGCTGCGGGAGGTGGACCGCTGTCTGGCCGTCAACCGCAGCGTCGTGCGGCAGCTGGAGGAGGCGCGCGGCCCCGAGCTCACGGACGCGGACTGGACGCGCATCCAGACCCAG GCCCTGGGCCGGGACAGCCCCGAGTGCCCCATCTGCCTGACGCCGCTGTGGGAGCGGGGGGCCCGGCGCCGCGAGGTGGTGCTGCTGTCCTGCTCACACCTGTTCCACCACACCTGCCTGCTGGCCCTGGAGGACTTCTCGCCGGGGGAGGCCGTCCCCGTCCACGCCTGCCCGCTCTGCCGCTCCTGCTACCAGAAGAAGGTGCTAGAAGGGTGA